A DNA window from Arachis duranensis cultivar V14167 chromosome 3, aradu.V14167.gnm2.J7QH, whole genome shotgun sequence contains the following coding sequences:
- the LOC107480312 gene encoding protein FAR1-RELATED SEQUENCE 5-like translates to MNESTSNQLNENDLDYSSKMNQADETRCVMNEQFVPKVGMILKTLEEAGKFYKNYSKLASFSTKIRDMNRGGDKIKNRLIVCSREERWKSKISPTLKTNPSAGINCPVRIYVPILKDVGLWTISKVVLNQSHPYCPDRIEMLKQHRELSMFVRRTIETNEEAIIRPSKTYQSFIAAAGSHRELSFIEKDVRNYITREVRNVSEQDDAEEFGMYLLRMKEKNQNFFFELNLKGDHSIKHPFWADARSRVACEYFGDVVSFDTTYNTNRYNLVFGSFVGVNRHGDFWVILASFGKPYSETEKGLQMLSDSDLRAFKRAFLEL, encoded by the exons atgaatgaatcaacttcaaatcagttgaatgaaAATGATTTGGATTATTCTTCTAAAATGAATCAAGCTGATGAG ACCAGGTGTGTTATGAATGAACAATTTGTGCCAAAAGTCGGGATGATTTTAAAGACATTAGAAGAAGCCGGAAAGTTCTACAAAAATTATTCCAAACTTGCCAGTTTTTCTACGAAAATAAGGGACATGAATCGGGGCGGAGATAAGATTAAGAATCGACTAATTGTATGCAGCAGAGAGGAGAGGTGGAAATCCAAGATATCTCCTACTCTGAAGACAAATCCCTCAGCCGGCATAAACTGTCCAGTCAGGATATATGTACCCATATTGAAGGATGTGGGTCTTTGGACAATTTCCAAAGTTGTTTTGAATCAGTCACACCCTTATTGTCCAGACCGGATAGAGATGCTCAAACAACACAGGGAGCTAAGCATGTTCGTGCGTCGCACCATTGAAACCAACGAGGAAGCCATAATTAGACCTAgcaaaacttaccaatcattCATAGCAGCAGCTGGCAGTCACCGTGAACTAAGTTTTATAGAAAAAGATGTGAGGAATTACATCACACGGGAAGTACGGAATGTGTCTGAACAAGACGACGCCGAAGAATTCGGGATGTACctattaagaatgaaagagaagaaccaaaatttctttttcgagcTCAACCTCAAAGGTGATCACTCCATCAAACATCCATTCTGGGCTGACGCAAGAAGCAGGGTGGCATGCGAGTATTTTGGAGATGTCGTTTCATTTGACACCACGTACAACACAAACAG GTACAATCTAGTTTTTGGTTCTTTTGTGGGCGTGAATCGCCACG gtgatttttgggtgATTCTGGCAAGTTTTGGAAAACCttattcagagacagagaaagggcTGCAGATGTTGTCAGATTCTGACCTCCGTGCATTCAAACGagcatttctggagctatag